One part of the Halobacteriovorax vibrionivorans genome encodes these proteins:
- a CDS encoding YebC/PmpR family DNA-binding transcriptional regulator: protein MGRKSAKIAAKKGAADKARGQVFTRALKDVFLASKSGSGDPDTNFLLKVAIDRCKKFNVPKDNIDRAIKKGQGGDGVGYTDINYEGYGPGGVAVFVEASTDNNTRTVANVRSYFNKVQGSLGQTGSLEFVFKREANFLVNEENVSDQDEFELEVIDAGAEDITLEDGVYEIIAPVESFGDIQKKLQEINITPEEARLERVPLNHKAIDDEDTLKQFERLIDLLEEDDDVVTVYHNLEEEE, encoded by the coding sequence ATGGGAAGAAAATCAGCAAAAATCGCGGCAAAAAAAGGTGCAGCAGACAAGGCCCGTGGCCAAGTCTTCACTAGAGCTCTAAAAGACGTATTCTTAGCTTCAAAAAGTGGAAGTGGTGACCCTGACACAAACTTTTTACTAAAAGTAGCTATTGACCGTTGTAAGAAGTTTAACGTACCAAAAGATAATATCGACCGAGCCATCAAAAAAGGCCAAGGTGGAGATGGTGTTGGCTACACAGATATAAATTATGAAGGATATGGCCCAGGCGGAGTTGCCGTATTCGTTGAAGCTTCAACAGATAATAATACGAGAACAGTTGCAAATGTACGTAGCTATTTCAATAAAGTTCAAGGATCTCTGGGACAAACTGGCTCATTAGAATTCGTTTTCAAAAGAGAAGCAAACTTTCTAGTAAATGAAGAAAATGTAAGTGATCAAGATGAATTCGAATTAGAAGTTATTGATGCTGGTGCAGAGGATATAACTTTAGAAGATGGAGTTTATGAAATTATCGCTCCTGTTGAATCATTTGGTGATATTCAAAAAAAATTACAAGAAATTAATATCACTCCAGAAGAAGCAAGACTTGAGAGAGTTCCTCTTAACCATAAAGCTATTGATGACGAAGATACATTAAAGCAATTTGAAAGACTTATTGATTTATTAGAAGAA
- a CDS encoding fibronectin type III domain-containing protein, with product MKNFKILMNMTFLVLLSTMIASCNGGGGSGSEQENTGTKRISLKLNWTPPSERADGSRLYPYEIGGYEILYRKNSNPDWNSIVIYDDQSWVLDKYEIKDLSTGTYEIKMATFDIDGRFSTYSDPVKVDKY from the coding sequence ATGAAAAACTTCAAGATTTTAATGAATATGACATTTTTAGTACTACTATCAACTATGATTGCCTCATGTAATGGAGGTGGTGGTAGCGGCAGTGAGCAGGAAAATACTGGCACAAAGCGGATATCACTAAAGTTGAATTGGACTCCTCCATCAGAGCGAGCCGATGGTTCACGTCTTTATCCATATGAAATTGGTGGATATGAGATTCTTTATCGCAAGAATAGTAATCCTGATTGGAACTCAATTGTTATCTACGACGACCAAAGTTGGGTTTTAGACAAATACGAAATAAAAGATCTTTCAACTGGAACATATGAAATAAAAATGGCCACCTTTGATATTGATGGCCGATTTAGTACCTACTCAGACCCAGTCAAAGTAGATAAGTATTAA
- a CDS encoding lipocalin family protein: MKLFTLISFLFLVSCSSTTYNKTVDYVDINRFMGKWYVLSARATFLEEGAHNSLEIYTWNKEKQRIDIDFSFNEDSFEGELKEIPQKAWIINKETNAHWEVSPFWPLYFDYLVIAMDPDYQWVAIGVPDEKYLWIMARDWRNPEPIIKKVTRKVSELGYSVKDLVDVNHKWD, from the coding sequence ATGAAATTATTTACTCTCATCTCTTTTCTTTTTTTAGTCTCATGTAGTTCAACAACATATAACAAGACTGTTGATTACGTGGATATTAATCGTTTTATGGGAAAATGGTATGTTCTAAGTGCCCGTGCCACATTTCTTGAAGAAGGGGCCCATAACTCTCTTGAGATTTATACATGGAATAAAGAGAAGCAACGTATTGATATCGATTTCTCATTTAATGAAGATTCATTTGAAGGTGAGTTAAAAGAGATTCCTCAAAAAGCTTGGATTATTAATAAGGAAACGAATGCTCATTGGGAAGTCTCTCCATTTTGGCCACTTTATTTTGATTATCTTGTGATTGCAATGGATCCTGATTATCAGTGGGTTGCTATTGGTGTACCTGATGAGAAGTATCTTTGGATAATGGCCAGAGATTGGCGTAATCCTGAACCTATTATCAAGAAAGTCACGAGAAAGGTAAGTGAGCTAGGTTACTCAGTTAAAGACTTAGTTGATGTAAATCATAAGTGGGACTAG